The DNA window ATTTTGATTAGATGGTCTTTAACTGGAGAACTCAGCTGTTGAATTAGTGGTATTAAATTGCTATAAAGTAGAAAAACCTTGATTGAGAGGAATAATTTCAGGTAAACCAAGTCTATGTATGCATGAATTAGCTTTTATCCTTGGACATGCAAATTGGTgtgatgctggaaagcagcaagCTTCTCTATGTCTAAAAGCAACACACCCAAACAACTTTACATTGTTACTGGACTGAGACACCAATTAATTGCCATGGCTATTATAGGGAATGAAACTCTGCAGCTGCCTCCGGTGAatattaacaaagaaaattgcATGGATTCATGCAGATACTTGCAAAGATTTGATGTCTAACACTTTCTTTAAAGGTGTAAGCTTCttgcttaaatttaaaattggGCTTTAAAAGTCTTTGACATTCTGTTAGTGTGGAAGAAGCATGGGGTAACCTGCACTGATTCAATTAGTACATGGTAAAAAGCTGGGAGTTTTTTGCAGATTAGGGGTAAAATACTCACTGTGACTTATGCAGCACCCAAAAGCTTTCAGAGAGTGAGACTCTTGCACTCTTAATCTTTACTCCAGATTTTACTCAGGACGTAACCATTGCCAGCTATTTCTTAATCATTTCCTTATATTCAGCCTAACCACTGATAAATCTAAACAGTGCTTGcgttttttcccccttgtttgTTTCATTGCTTTCGAGGCTTAGAAACTGTGGTCTATTTCTACTTATTTATGTTTAGATACATTTAGCATACAAGTTAGAGTACAAGCTATCTCAGTTGTTCTGAACAAGTCCATGTGCAAAAATCCAACATTTAAATCTTTTCTCGGTGTTCACACTATTTTCACAATGACAGAGTAGAGAATTTCCTTACATCAACCCACCAAACTTGGTCTATAGTAGTTCCAAGCTATTGAGGTGTTACAAAGGAACATCTGCAACAcagaattattaaaattcagaaagcaataaggggaaaacagcactgaaggtttttgatttatttattttttttttgcaacacaTAAGAGAAAAACATTGAGCAGAGATAAAAATTTCTGTCTTATTTATAGGTGTGGGGTTTGCTACCAGGAAGATGGCTGGTGTGGCCAAGCCCAATGTAACTATCAGCATCAGTGGTGATATGATAACCATCAAAACAGAAAgtactttcaaaaatacagaGGTCTCTTTCAAGCTGGGTGAAGAGTTTGATGAGACCACAGCagatgacagaaaaacaaaggtgAGTTCAAAAATGCCACTTTGCAAATACATCTCTGAAATGGGATGTGGgtgcaggagggcagagctgtgatTTTGACATCCAGTGTAGAAATGCTGCCTTCATAGGTAAGATTGTTATGAATGCTTGTACTCAGTGCCATTTGGACATGGAGATAGTCTTCTCTTCAGCCCAGAGCAACCTGATGAAACAGCcacactttgtttttttcctttggcagaATGTCGTAACCCTAGACAATGGCGTACTGAAGCAGGTGCAGAAGTGGGATGGAAAAGAGACCATCATAAAGAGAAAAGTGGTGGATGGAAACCTGGTGGTGGTGCgttcattttttttacttaatcaCTGAATTCAGCATGCAGAATTCATGTTTGGCTGATGCATGACTTTGCAttcaaaaggaaagggaaaagaatcaTAAAGGGCTCCGTGCACTTGGTGAGAAGTCTCTCTGAATGAGTCTGTAGTGTGGGTTAGAACTGAAATGCTGTTAAACTTATGGAAAGGTATGGAGTTGCCTGTCTCCATTCATAGCAAGACATAGTTAGGAAAgtgtagggagaaaaaaaccaacatccCTATGagggaaatttttattttcatatatcaGAATCTCTAAGTCCTGGACAGTATAGAGGAAGCATTAGCAACATCCATGTTAAGTGCATCCACTGTAAGAACTCTCCAGTTCATCTTCAGCAGAGGCTGAACAGCTATCTGTGGGAACCATCTCATGCATCATCAACAACTGTGTCAATAATATGATGTTTGAGCTAAAAAGGAAACCTGTGTCCAAGCTCTGTTGGTTGGTTTTATCTGGTCAGAGACTGTTGTGCTTGACTTGGTGCCAATAAGGCCCACCTACAGTCCAgggcttcccagcacagctctccagtTTTAGGAAATACACTTTGAAGAATCTGGGAGAGGACTAAAACTGTGTTCATTTTTGGCAGCTGAGATTCCTACATGCTGCAAAATGATACACATACATGAAATTCCCAAAGAGTTCTGCCCTTCCCTAGGGAAAAATAATATGTtcataaatttaatatttaaatttctttggaTAGAGAccagaggagaagaaacagaaatagtttttaataACAACTTTATTAAGAAAGACTGAATAAAACAGAGTTTGATctaacagaaaaacagatgaagacAGAGCCTAACATGCAGAGGCTGACACCAACAGCTGCAAGTCtgaaagctctgtgtgtgtgcatgcattaTGCACACGTGTGAAGAAGACAAGCCACAGCTGcaaaagatgaaaggaaaaaaggctaattcccagctccagagtCCAGTCACCCTCCATAGAAACCCTAGGAGCCTTCtttagagatttttaaaagactagAACTCTCCTGGAGGTCGCTGAAGTAGTCCTTTAATGTTCTTTCAGTCTTGTGCTTGTATTTAGACTTCTGTTTCTGAAGATCTCAAAATTGAGTTTCACTGTTTTGACAATTGGTAttagaggaggagaaaagaaaatttttcttacGCTGATTCCCAATGACAAGTACTTCTCTACCTTCTGACTAACAAACATTTAGTGAGAATTAAAAGCTAATTGAATTTACCTTTCTTTCCAGGAATGCACCATGAATAATGTTTCCTGCAAAAGAGTTTATGAAAAAGCATGAAGAAGTCACCTTCACACAGGATTAATGCTTgaagctggagaaaaacaacttaaccaaaggagaaaaactccACAAATCTGTTTTAAAGAGAACTGTACTTTTTTCAGATGTATCCCAAAGCAGTTACATGCAGCTAGTCTAATTTGTTGTGCCtattcaataaaatattctgctttctaCAACCTGTGCTTGTGCTGGCGTTTGTCAGAAaggggctttgggggggggtgggggggtgtaATATGGGAAAGGGTACTGTGCAGGAAAGAATCGTGTGAAAGGCAGTACCACACAGTAAATGTGACCCATCTCACCACAGAAAGAAGATTAGAGTCAATCTAGTGAGTGGCACTTGTGTGACAGTGACAGATGTAGACCTGGACACAGAAACATCTTCTGGTGAGTGCTGCATGTAGGCTACCCACTGCAAGGAGTCTGTGCACAGCCAGGAGAATAAAGTGGCTGCTCTTGGTTTCAAGTAAAAGTTGTTgttcctggggcagggagaaggacaaCCTATGGATGCTTGTGGATGCTGTGGATGACCAGTGTTGGCTTCCTCTGtgtagaaatgcagaaaattttaaacCTGGGGACAATCTGAAGTGGCTTGATCTTGTCTTTTCCCCCCTCAAGAGTGAAATTATAGCTGCTGTAGATTTcatctgtgattatttttttaatgtgcttttctttaacATCTCATTTTGTCCTATATTAGACAAAAAGCCTCGAATTAAGAACCATACCTTAAAAAGTACTCCCAGGTTTACTAAAAGCCTTTACAAGTTTGCTAgtgctacaacctccttttttACCTACATGCATTTTCTACTAGCTCATTAGGTTTGATCAGTCTTGGGAACATGAGCCTCTCTAGATGTAAAGCCCTTTGGACACCATGTTTTCAACTCTGCTTATTTTCAAACTACCTTCTTCTAATGCTCATAGGCCTGGTCTCCTATTTCAAAACTTTGCATCCACAGAAGCTATGATTTCTACACCTGGGAGGACTCaaactgagaacaaaaaaaaatgagagttCTAGGGAAAACCTGGACAATAAATCTCAAAATATGTGCATTAACCACTAAATAGGGAAATGACCGTATCTCAAGCTTTGCGATTAGGATCTGTGAACTAAATTCCTCATATTCCTGACGTTCCTGAGGTCAGCTCTCAGAGGCCACCATACAGCAGAGACTTCACATACACTTGAACTTTCCTCTGCATGACTCAAACTGTTCCTGAGTTTTTACACTGCTTATACAActaaagagggaaaagggactTCTATACTCTGCATGAGCTGAGGAGTAGTTTAAGAGCAGTTCCAAAAAGCTATCAGTAAATCCTGAAGGAAATGTTGAAAGAACCATGAACAAACAACTCCTCTGTTTTAACTTTGGTTTCATTGCTCGTGAAGCCTCATCAACCTAAAGAACAGCAGTTGCAGATTAGTCGTAGAAAATCTGCATGGGAGAGATGATTATAAGCAGAAACATTGACTTAAATAGGCTACATATAGACattaaaaaacaacccacaactAAATAAATCCCATTGCCCACAGATTtggaaatactgtatttcagaGGTCAAATTTCCAGTATTCATATAGCAGCCTTTATTTTCTAGAAATCTTACATTCTCAATACAGCCAACAGTTACAAGTGGAACATTCACAACTTAATATTTCAGAGGTAGGTAATCTCTTCTGAAAGCATCACCATTTATTTTTGTACCTGGTAAGTGAATTCAAACTTTGTGAACGAATCAAGCCACTTAAAACTTCAATTCTTGGAAATTTCAATAAAGTGGCATTCTGTTCATAAATTTTAACAGGGACAGAGGAGGAGATCTTTGCCCCTAAGCATATTTAATCACTACTACAGGTTACTGAGATGACAAGAGAGAAAGGGAACTCACACCCACAGATTTTTAGCAGCTCATGAGAAAGAGCAAGCAAGGCTTATTCTGAGCATTGACCTTTCTGTcacttttatgtttttcttttaactctttGTTTCCACTGGAAAGAACTTGAAGGACTTTTACATCCTGGCCAGTGAAGCACCATATCCACAATGCAGCCTGGACTCATTCCCTTGGCCCCAGATGTCCTGGTCTTGTAGGATGCTCCAGCTAAGGAAACAAGAAACTATTTGCACTCTCCAATGCAGCTTTTGGGAAGAGGCAGGCACCATGTTCGGACTTGATACTTCAGCTCCATAGAGTCAGTGTTAAAACATCCTTGGTGCCCTCACAGCAAGTCCTTCTTTGAcctctgttctttccttttattttggttttcttcattGCTGTCCTGGGAATTTAATTTAGACTATTTTTGGCACTGACTTTGCCCAGATcatatttcctttaaagaaattGAGATAAATTTACTttctatatttctttaaaaagtaccTTTATTTCTAAGTAATCTCTGAATTTTTAGTTCACTATTTTTATCAAGCTTTACCTTCGTCTCTAGTGCTGCTTCACAATCTCCAAGTTCAATTATTTCAAATCCTGTTTTACTCCAACTGTGAGCAAAAAATGGAATCAAAGTTCCACCTTATCGTATGTACTTACAATTCTtgacacttttttccctttaaactTGAAGAAAAGGTTGGTTTCCACAACTGTTTCTACTGAGCTAGAATTCCCTACTCTTGTTCTTTCCAAACTGCAAGTCCTTTAAATGAAAGTACTGATTTTTCTTAGTGACAAAGAGATAGATGGTAGCGATGTCAACATTGTTTGAGACTGCTTAAGACTGGGGTTTTGTCTGCATAAATAATTCTCTGTCACTTTTGTTCTTAAGATTACTGGTACTGTAGTGTAACTGTTCTATTCCGACTAATTTGCTCTTATTGAATTTCTTTGGGCCTGATTTTACAACATCCCAATCATCTTTTATTTCCCAAAGGCATCAGCCTTGTCTTGTAAAGTGTCTTTATGTGGGTAAAACaattaaatgaaagaacaaagaatGCCTGAGGAGCAATGGtagaatattttcatattatttcttGAGAAATAATAGATAGTTTCACTTAGGAGGAGCTTTCTCATTTCCAGAGACTGGATAAAAGAGCTAACTATTCTTAACACAAAATGTGATATAATGCAACTCTGTTTTAGAACAGGTCTGTGTGGACAACACCTTCAAATTTacatattacatttatttatgtagTATAGATATAACATCTGCTTCCTACTTTTTTACCTTGTTTTCGTTTTCAATCGCTCTAGACATTCTCTCACTGCACTGCAGTTTCATTAGACCTGTGCAGCAATGGGAAGTTTTGCTCAGCTTACCCTATTGATGTTATGATTGATGGGATAAAACCGTTTTGCATATACGACCAAAATTTGTGGCTTAAGACCATCTTATTTCCCCATAACCACAATATAATCCAAAGACTACAATAGTTTCATTTCTCAGACCGTATTATTTATCTGTTTCAGTGTGTTCCCTTTCTTGCTTATGATGGCTTTCAAGACAAGACCCAGACCTCATCCTCCTTGGCCCACCAGTAACTCCATTTCACTCTTTCAACCCTAAATACAAGAAATTTGGTCCCACAACCTATAATCCCAGTGTCGCTCCATCCTTACAATGTAGAGCTGAAGAGTGGCCATAATCCAGAAAGAGTAATCatacaaaaaaagacaaatagtTAAGTATTGTTTACCCAAGTCAGAAGGAAATCTCTAATCTTTACATGCACCAAGTAATAATTTTCTCCAGGAAGGTGGTTTAGGAAGAGGAAGGACAGAATTACATCTGATGTGGTCTTGCACTAAGTAGTTTCAGATAGTTTGAGGTTTCTTGGATTACAATGCTTTAAATTCCTGACTGTCAAATATACATATGTTTTATGGATTTATtctttgtgtttgatttttacTAACCTCAAGACAATAGTTCTAAAtgtggataaaaaaaaaaaggtttcgAATGCTCAAAACTCAGATTATTCAATCTTTCAGTTTTGGCTTGGCAGAAAAGGTTCTGGGGGTCCTAGTGGACCAAGCTGAATATGAACCAGGAACAAGCCCTGGCAGCAATGACAGTGAGCaatatcctgggctgcattaggagTGTTGCAGGTTGAGGGAGATAatccttcccctctactcagcactgattAGGCCACAGctggaatgctgtgtccagttcagGGCTCCCCAGTACGAGGAAGACATGGACCCAAGAAGCCTGTGGAGTCTCTTCATGGCAGTAGGGAACATTGGGGAAATCTGACAATAGCAGGACACACTTGAATGCAATGCCTTATATGACTGTGCTGACTTAAATCTTCCCTTAACTCTGTGACAGACCAACTATCCATGTGcataaagacaaaaagagagCAGTATATTCCCTCCTCCCAGGTCAGCAAATCTGCTTGCCTCTCACCAAAGGACCTTTGAACTAGGAATAAGCACTTTAAAGACCTAGCCCTTTTTCATACATCCATCTGTGAAGTACAAGAGCTGATGTCCACCGATACACTGATCTTCTGGATATGCCCAGCTGCAGAAGAAGGGAGCCAGTGAAGATTGGCTGCCTCTTCTTTTTGTGATGCTGCCTGGGATATGTGTAGGGAAGAACCCACAACTTCGGATCATTTATCTGATGAAGAAAAGTAGTATAATTTAGTTCTGCCTTTAAACAGTAAAACCCACAGACCCTTTCCAGGATGGATCATGAAAGTCAAAGAACCCCATAAAACACTTTGTACATCAACTTCTTAACagttccttcccaaaatccacATGGATTGATTTATCTTACTAGCACAGAAGTGACAATAGTGGTACTAACtctctctacagcttcctgaggaggggaagtgaaGTGTgaggtgctgatctcttctccctgatATCCAGTGATAGGATGAATGGGAATAGTTCAAACCTGTGTCAATTGTGGTTCAGATTTGtcattaggaagcatttctttagtGAGAGAGTAGTCAAACACTGAACAGACTTTCTAGAGAGGTGGTCAAACTCCAGGCCTGTCTGTGTgtaagaggcatttggacaatatcCTTAACAAAAcgctttaacttttggtcagcccttGATTGGTTGGGCAGTTGGATGAGATGATCATTACAGATTTCTATCCTATATGGTGATAGCAGGGCAATAATATTGGGAGAACAGTCAGAGCTGGATGTCATAAGGATGCAGTGTTCCTGTACTTGTACTTGCTGCTGGTACCCCTACTGCAGCGTTCCCTGACTGCTCTGTGGGTGCAGTGGTAAcgtcccatccccatccccacgtGCCTTCAGTGCCTTCAGTGTCCTGATGTATTCAGTGCAGGAAACAGAGGCAGACGTCACCCGGAGCCTTGGTACTGGCACGACTGCCTTAGACAAGGTGCACATTGTCTTGCCTGGGCACTGCCTCTCCTATTGGCCCCTCCTGACTTCCACAGGGACTGGACCTCTTTAAAAGGAGGCCAGCGAGATCTGAGTTGGGCACACAATCTCTCTGGCTCCCACCAAGAGCTGTTGTGGCCACTgcctctctctgcaggaccaACACCTCACAAAGGCTGTACAATGTGTAACCGATTTGTGGGAACCTGGAAACTTGTTTCCAGTGAGAATTTTGATGACTATATGAAAGAATTGGGTaagaaatgttctttctttttttttttttctcagtaggTTTCCTTTGGGAGTGCTTTGCCCATAGATGTGCCTTCTTCCTGGTCACAAAAACACTTTAATTACTTTTCTagtgtaatttaatttttcctttagcaTCTAAAATGGAAAAGGTAGGTGATGAATTACTGTAATAAATTGACTTCTATTTAACTGAACTGAACTgatataatttgtttttctgtcatgagatgcagatttttttatgcTCCTCTTGATTGCACTGTTAAACTCGTGCCTTGTGATAATTTACAACATATAATGGAGCTGATATCTCATGACACTTCAGTTTCAGACATCTAAATCCTATGAATGAATCTATCTGTTACTGAAGAACGCCAGGAATGCAATAAATTAGgcattgtttttcattttaatgctgGCTTCATTCCTATATAGCAAGTACACAGACAGTTAGCTATTGCATTGCTATTACTATATAAATGATTCACTAAGACACTGATTCCCTTTATTTGAAATGTTAGACTGAATAACAAAAGAATTACAGTTAATTAGTTAACCAGAGTGAATGTGGGATGAAAGTCTAgctacagatattttttctgaacaatGGAATCGTTTAGTACAGAATAATTACTGCAAATAGTGTTACACTTTGAGGATAACTTTATACCCTTTTAtgcagatcttttttttttgagcacaGCATAGCATTAACAAAGGCACTAACTACAGCTATCCTCCTTCTGCTTTTATAAAACAGTGATACACTGCCAGTGGCCTTCATTCCTACTTGCCTCAGACTTCACAACATGTAGACAATGAACTGGGCTGGAAAGCACTAGGCAATACAAATGGCTTCTGACATGGGATTTCCCTGAAGCTCTTTGCAGCTCTTCACTCTTATACCTtgacatttttttatatttcatactTGTACTTCTCACTGAGGTTTAGATGTAAGGATCCTTAAGGGGTGTTAATAGCAACCTAGGAATTGCCCAGTCTTCAGTATGTTTTACTGAACGAGCACCAGTGTATTGACAGTTCAGTGTCCAGTTTCTTCCATGCAGCTGTCAACAAAAGCACAAATTCTTAGGTTTatcaaaaaaattttttgaaagGATTCTTACAAGATTTTATGAGAAACAGACCAATCGAGAAACAGACCATTCCTCTGAATTTTTCTATCTATTCTGTCTTTACACAAATTCATACAGATTTGTAAACAACTATGTTTCTTCTTAGTTAAATGTGCCCAGGTGTATAACCACATATATCTTGACTTCTTGCTGAAGGTGCACTCTATCAGCTGGGGCTGCCTCAGCCTCTGAACACTGAGGTTCCCATTCCTACTTCCACATTTGAAGAATTAGCGTCTCGTCTAAATCAGGCATTAAAGTAttcaaaaagaaactgtttcttaTTCTTCCACTGAAGATTCATGAGAGGATACTGAATTTCTTGCTTTCTAGAATGTAatagttttgtttctgatttctAGGAGTGGGCTTGGCTACCCGGAAACTAGGTGGCCTGGCAAGGCCTGATGTGATCATCAGTATGAAAGGAGACATAGTAACCATCAGAActgaaagcacatttaaaaatacaacaatCTCTTTCAAATTGGGCCAGCAGTTTGATGAAACAACAGCAGATGACCGGAAAGTCAAGGTAAGGGGGCTGATGATCTCTGAGTGGTCTGGACATCTCCTAGAAAAACACCAAGAGGAACTTTTCTTACCTCCTTAAAGCACTATAAGTTTTCCAAACTATTCCCAGAAGGCGCTGCAAGAAGAAACAGTATGGTGCTGAATCTAATGTTACTGTGTCATTAGTCATTACCAAGAGAGCATATCTTGCCAAATCTGAAGTGAATTGCTACTCTAACCTGCAGAGCTCAGACTATAGTTTGAAACTCTTCTCTTGGCCTTTGCAGAGTGTCGTAAACTTGGAGAAAGGTTCATTGGTGCAAGTGCAGAAGTGGAATGGCAAAGAGACCACGATAAAGAGAAGACTGGTTGATGGGAAAATGGTAGTGGTAAGTTCATGTTCCCTGTGTGCTGATAAAGGTCAGAAGGATGCAGCCTTCAGGTTGTTTCTGTCTAAAAAGAGTATCAATTTAGGCTTatcaagaaagcagaaagagtGAGCCAAGCTTAGAAAACAAGctggaaggaaataaatgttGTTCCATACAGCAAGTTGTCTTTAAAGTGACTATAGTTGCAAAGCTGACATAAATTGACGGCATTCTTACTACTCTCAATATTATTATTCTTAAAACAAATGAGGTTTTGAAATAGCAGAAACTtgtgaaatatgaaaaacagtTTACAAGTTTACTGCTGTCCCTGGAATGGCTCTTTTCCCTAAAATTGGAACAGAGCCTGTCCAACCTTAGAAAACTGTTTTTACACCTTTTCACACATCTATTTCCACTAAAGCCCATCAATTCACACACTTTTGTTTGCTGTTGAACATGAGCATGCTGAGTGAACTAAGCAGGTTCTTGAGGTGTAGCGTGTGAAAGCCAtcagctctgtgtccctgcagcagggattGGCAGATCTCGGTAGCCACTCTGAAATACCAACTGCTGTGAGGGAACCATGTCTTTCCCTGGGAAGGGTAATGCTGGCTGTTTCTCATCCTGCATTACATGCTCCTTTCTCTAGCAGCCATGTGGAAGCCATGGATTGGCCAAGCCAGGGTGATAAAACATTTTAGGGACCCTAGTTGTCAGAGTGACtagtaaaattaatatttcatttttgaatGAAATAAAGTACTTTGTTCATTAAAGTTTTTAAACAGTGGAGTCGAACTAATTTTCGAGATCTGTTTGAAGTCAGCAGTGTTACACCTTTATATCTTAGCTTGTTCTGACTATGTTTTTTCATAAGCTCTCTTACTTAGAATCATatcatggtttgggttggaaggaactttagAGATCCTCTAGTTCCAACCCACTACCAtgaacagggacaccttccaccagaccaggttgctcagactcctgtccaacctggccttgaacacttccagagatggggcatccagaacttctctgagtaacctcttccagtgcctcaccatccttccaaaaaagaatttcttccttatattcaATCTAATCCTACCCTCTTCCATTTTAgggccattcccccttgtcctgtcactaatGCCCCTATAAAAAGTCCGTCTCTACCTCTGTTGTAGCCTCCCTTTAGGTAGGGTGATTTGCTTTTGCATCTCGTCATGGCTGCATTTCTGTGCAAGTTTGTTCTAATCATTAAACCATCTTCATAGACCAGAGAGGTAGGGTTCCTCTTCTGTCAGTGTCCTGCTGTCTACCCCTCACCTCATCAGGTTTGTGGAGGAGGCTTCATCATTTGCAGACCAATGAGGTATTTTTTCAACATCCCGTTGCCTTTGTCACAGGCATCCTGTGGCTGTGAGTCACCAGCAGCCACTGAAGGCCATGGGGTGAGAGGGtcaagagaaatattttgtgacTCAGAAGGCAAAGTTTTTTAGGCCAGAAGCCTGACCTCTGAAATACCCAGGCTACTTCTGCTTCCACACACAAAAGAACCCCCAGCTTTGTAAATTTGAAAGTGTTCGTGGGCCATGCTATAATCATCAGGTGGGGCTAATATTTCTGTCAAGCCAGCAATAATACCAAAGAAGATAAATTTGTTTGTGGAAGATGACCCTAATTTTGCAATCTTTTTGTCATTATATGACGCTTAATGAAGTCTAAAGCTGTTAAAATAGAAACAACTCCATTTGCAATATAGCTTTACTGTTTGCTCTGAAATTCTGTAAATATGTAAAGATGTAAAATGTGGCATCTGGATTTTCGTTGACTTCAGATGTTACTGCACCAGGCATACCTGGTGTCAGTAAAAGCCTTATATTAATCTTTTCCTTTGTGCCTTAGGAATGTGCCATGAAAGGAGTTGTCTGCACTAGAGTCTATGAAAGAGTGTGAAGAAGTTCTTTCTCTGCACTGGACTGGGACTGGCTCTTAAAATTCAGCTTAGTTCGGTGACCGAAACCTCATACACTgtgcttctttattttcttatttccttatttccttgTATTGGGAAAATGTCTACACTATAATTTGATATTTCAGAGCCATAGTGTAACTAATGCAAAATATTGTGGTGATCCAATAAAAGCTTCTCAACACAGAAAATAGAGTGTTTGGCTCCAGATGAATgatttaacttttctttcttgaatgGTACTGTCTTTTCTGTTGATCCTTTCTGTATAAATGGTCAGATGATTTCTgagtaaaataatgaaacacAAGTAATCCATAACTGAGAGAGAGCTAACACTGTTTCCTTGATATGTGTAAAAAATATCATCTCATGGGCTCAATATTCCTTTCCTGCAAAGGATTTTATTGCTGAATATCTCCAATAGGGAAATTATCTTCACCAGCAGaatttttgacattttgtaTGATTTATTGTTTTAGCCTTATGATTTTAGCATATCATTGTTTCATACTTATCCCAAAAAGTTTATACTTCTTTCAGTACCATTTTTTTGTATCCTGAtatttatttggaagaaaacagctACTAGAcgaaaaaaaaattggaatatATTCCACTTTTGTCTACCAAAAGAGTAAATAAACCTGTGAAACGGTGTGGAGCAGGTGTGAATGGACTCCAGAAGTCTTAAGGCTAGAGGgcttcattttgaaaagtgtTCAGCAAACCAGGCTATTTTCAATACATCACTTAAGTGTATGCTTAATATTAAGCACACTCAAATGTTGCATTGGGTAGAGGTTGCTATCAAGCCTGCTGAGTAGCTAAGCTGTTCTTTCCTCCCATTGCACTTACTCTGCCTTTATCTAaggaaaagacaataaaaaacaaagctaGGCTTCTGGAAAtctatttaacaaaaaaagcactGTAGGAGCTTATTAATTTTTGCTTCCATTAGCCAGTGTTCACCACAACACT is part of the Chiroxiphia lanceolata isolate bChiLan1 chromosome 1, bChiLan1.pri, whole genome shotgun sequence genome and encodes:
- the LOC116793232 gene encoding fatty acid-binding protein, adipocyte, with translation MCDQFVGTWKFLSSENFEDYMKELGVGFATRKMAGVAKPNVTISISGDMITIKTESTFKNTEVSFKLGEEFDETTADDRKTKNVVTLDNGVLKQVQKWDGKETIIKRKVVDGNLVVECTMNNVSCKRVYEKA
- the LOC116788296 gene encoding myelin P2 protein-like, whose translation is MCNRFVGTWKLVSSENFDDYMKELGVGLATRKLGGLARPDVIISMKGDIVTIRTESTFKNTTISFKLGQQFDETTADDRKVKSVVNLEKGSLVQVQKWNGKETTIKRRLVDGKMVVECAMKGVVCTRVYERV